The following are encoded together in the Leptospira langatensis genome:
- a CDS encoding LpxI family protein gives MGRLGILAGGGNLPQIGMREAIAAGEDPIFLSIAESDFKPGDYPDRVVPIRIAKIGGLLKACKANQVDRLLLLGKVKKEIIFKSLNFDLKAIALLARMVNRHDYSIFKTVAEDFEKEGINIISQKTYLKSLLLPEGRYTKRSLDKKQLDDVEFGMEYAEKIAHLDIGQAVVVVDKSVLAVEAVEGTDQTIRRGGQFAKKRKAVVCKSSKPSQDDRFDLPTVGAETLKTMSESNCDILALREGETIVVNPAEFISLAEKLKIHILSIGRGNVSKINSSQKKLPKN, from the coding sequence TTGGGCCGTTTAGGGATCTTGGCGGGAGGAGGAAACCTTCCCCAGATAGGAATGAGAGAAGCCATCGCTGCCGGCGAAGATCCTATCTTTCTTTCCATCGCAGAATCAGATTTCAAGCCCGGAGATTATCCGGATAGAGTGGTTCCGATACGGATCGCAAAGATAGGCGGTCTACTGAAGGCGTGCAAAGCAAATCAAGTGGACCGACTTCTTCTATTAGGAAAAGTTAAGAAAGAGATTATCTTCAAGAGCCTGAACTTCGATCTGAAGGCCATCGCGCTTCTTGCCCGCATGGTAAATCGTCATGACTACTCCATCTTCAAAACAGTAGCGGAGGATTTCGAGAAGGAAGGTATCAATATCATTTCCCAAAAGACCTATCTGAAATCCCTTCTTCTTCCTGAAGGACGTTATACCAAGAGATCCTTGGACAAGAAGCAATTGGATGATGTGGAATTCGGAATGGAGTATGCGGAGAAGATCGCCCATCTGGATATAGGACAAGCCGTCGTCGTAGTGGACAAATCCGTTCTGGCAGTCGAGGCTGTTGAAGGAACCGACCAGACCATTCGAAGAGGCGGACAATTCGCCAAGAAAAGAAAGGCGGTTGTCTGCAAGAGCTCCAAGCCTAGCCAAGACGATAGATTCGACCTTCCTACCGTAGGGGCAGAAACCTTAAAGACAATGAGCGAAAGCAATTGTGACATTCTCGCTCTCCGAGAAGGAGAGACCATTGTAGTCAATCCTGCAGAATTTATTAGCCTTGCAGAAAAATTGAAAATCCATATCTTGAGCATCGGCCGTGGCAACGTCTCGAAAATCAATTCTTCCCAAAAAAAGCTTCCCAAGAACTAA
- a CDS encoding TolC family protein encodes MGRKTQVSILLCSTLLLVGSFGLSAQDQRPSGGKIMRLTTEETVKRALDSNFALQNLRYELAKSDSNYLKSESQYSWRLVADGSFRQSILPFNQNNVFTGTKISNDTIKGGIEKTIRATGTYFKLEAGNTRFDSNAFEDKSNPLTAGFAGLALPPLYTGFITATISQDLLKNSFGYKGRNQEKILDNQAQMAKNQVSLQISQAIVGSLVDFWDYSVKLHSLKTYRKLQENVKDIRNLTIRKQGLGLSEGFEVNQWNALLAQADSQLETAVVQKEESKRKLARTLKLENDTDLSEETDLLEEMPEKPNFAKDLEIAYKKRTDYVNAVKDKENAELLLKNAKNDQLPTLTLSGSASSQAQTITTPEKNYTDSGDGVTSLKYKDYNGKVAFSYPLFDKGVYAGRRDSEITLRQASLKEIDLRNEVRDDVKGRIDSVEASYKIYKNSIVTESETQNYYNGVLRSFRQGRADAVAVKNALDTLVRDQLSLTQARVNFNIDLMRYYIAKNTLLERFNLDVDKLIPTLE; translated from the coding sequence GAAGAAACCGTAAAAAGAGCCCTCGATAGTAACTTTGCCCTCCAAAACCTGAGATACGAATTAGCGAAATCAGATTCGAATTACCTCAAGTCTGAGTCCCAATATTCTTGGAGATTGGTAGCGGACGGAAGCTTTAGACAGAGCATCCTTCCATTCAACCAGAACAACGTCTTTACTGGAACGAAGATCTCCAACGATACGATCAAGGGTGGTATCGAAAAGACCATTAGAGCGACCGGAACTTATTTCAAATTAGAAGCCGGAAATACTCGCTTCGACTCGAACGCATTCGAGGACAAGAGTAATCCTCTTACCGCAGGATTTGCGGGACTTGCCCTTCCTCCATTATATACAGGGTTCATTACGGCAACCATTAGCCAGGACTTACTCAAGAACTCCTTCGGCTATAAGGGAAGAAACCAAGAGAAGATCCTAGACAACCAAGCTCAGATGGCCAAGAACCAAGTCTCCTTGCAAATCTCCCAAGCGATCGTCGGATCTCTCGTGGACTTCTGGGATTATTCCGTCAAACTCCATTCTTTGAAAACTTACCGTAAATTGCAGGAGAACGTAAAAGACATCCGCAACTTGACCATCCGCAAGCAAGGATTAGGTCTATCGGAAGGATTCGAAGTCAACCAATGGAACGCCCTACTCGCACAAGCAGATAGCCAGTTAGAAACCGCAGTCGTTCAAAAAGAAGAATCCAAAAGAAAATTAGCACGTACTTTAAAATTAGAGAACGACACCGATCTTTCCGAAGAGACGGACTTACTGGAAGAAATGCCCGAGAAGCCGAACTTTGCCAAAGATCTTGAAATCGCTTATAAGAAAAGAACAGATTACGTAAACGCAGTCAAAGATAAGGAGAATGCGGAACTTCTATTGAAGAACGCAAAGAACGATCAGTTACCTACTCTGACACTTTCCGGATCGGCTTCTTCTCAGGCGCAAACGATCACTACTCCCGAAAAGAATTACACCGATAGCGGAGACGGGGTCACTTCCTTAAAATACAAGGACTATAACGGAAAAGTAGCCTTCTCTTATCCTCTCTTCGACAAGGGCGTTTATGCGGGACGCAGAGACTCGGAGATCACTTTAAGACAAGCTTCACTGAAAGAGATAGATTTAAGGAACGAAGTGAGAGACGATGTGAAAGGAAGGATCGATTCCGTAGAAGCAAGCTACAAGATCTACAAGAATTCCATCGTTACGGAAAGCGAGACCCAGAACTATTATAACGGAGTGCTCCGCAGTTTCCGCCAAGGAAGAGCAGACGCAGTCGCAGTGAAAAACGCTCTGGATACTTTGGTGAGAGACCAATTGAGCCTGACCCAAGCAAGAGTGAACTTCAATATCGATTTAATGAGATATTATATCGCGAAGAACACTCTCTTAGAAAGATTCAACCTGGACGTAGACAAACTTATTCCTACTCTTGAATAA
- a CDS encoding FmdB family zinc ribbon protein — translation MPTYDYRCKACGQTFEYFQSMKDDPITTCILCGKSGEVDRLISNGGGIIFKGSGFYVTDYKSSPSKSSESSSGSSGNSSN, via the coding sequence GTGCCGACTTACGATTATAGATGCAAGGCTTGCGGGCAGACTTTCGAGTATTTTCAGTCCATGAAGGACGATCCGATCACGACCTGTATTCTCTGCGGAAAAAGCGGAGAAGTGGATCGTTTAATATCCAATGGCGGTGGGATCATCTTCAAGGGATCCGGCTTCTATGTGACCGATTATAAATCTTCCCCTTCCAAAAGCTCCGAATCTTCCTCCGGTTCTTCCGGAAACTCCTCCAACTAA
- a CDS encoding SH3 domain-containing protein: MKRGFFLSIIGFVLLIVIVWLTIRFWPKPSDTIYEYYRKEKWEKVIGAVKKLDVPTPEDLFYASYSLVRLNSELISKEPEDRVRIVNRFKKEYGISAGKSTESSGEFPVFEDPFLTQLRAGGYWRQKAVLSRLDLAGEWEDDISFLKDLKEFIRVNPITLGSSYSSVLKKILKRDTKLSDVERDRLSELLGFLSTREDSPFLASRFKNTGENTNVRSGPGTENPGKTRLKKGILLYALDKDPRSETVQGRKGNWIQVYIPELQISGWIFSHFLEEDPFATTKAEQMLAEFSQSERSQAWDFAFWTEDKIPPGFHGEYIPTEKLALDGDYGIVLYRSQNGKYKELCRIVEEPFRSLEFLAASLSGEETVPIFRLYSGRPGDWKPAYQIDLDRESVSINRNKYITGISSGKGRYLLGISSVGAPTASLMVGEKTVLQGIQPEVEFTPEEGNLFKLCLLQPDKKSGSNAAAFRFKFLF; the protein is encoded by the coding sequence TTGAAGCGCGGATTTTTCCTATCCATTATCGGATTCGTACTTCTGATCGTAATCGTTTGGCTTACGATCAGATTCTGGCCAAAACCTTCCGACACTATCTACGAATATTATAGAAAGGAAAAATGGGAAAAGGTGATCGGGGCCGTCAAGAAACTGGACGTTCCCACTCCCGAAGATCTATTCTACGCATCATATTCCTTAGTTCGCCTCAACTCAGAACTGATCTCTAAAGAACCGGAAGACAGGGTCAGAATAGTAAACCGATTCAAGAAAGAATATGGGATCTCCGCAGGTAAGTCCACGGAATCCAGCGGAGAATTTCCTGTCTTTGAGGATCCGTTCCTAACGCAATTGAGGGCGGGAGGATACTGGAGACAGAAAGCTGTTCTTTCCAGATTGGATCTTGCAGGAGAATGGGAAGACGATATCTCCTTCTTAAAGGACTTGAAGGAATTCATTCGGGTCAATCCGATCACATTAGGTTCTTCTTATTCATCCGTACTGAAAAAGATCCTAAAAAGAGACACCAAGCTTTCCGACGTGGAGAGGGATCGTCTCTCCGAACTACTCGGATTCCTTTCTACCAGAGAGGACTCTCCCTTCTTAGCTTCCCGATTCAAGAATACGGGAGAGAATACGAATGTCCGATCCGGACCCGGCACAGAGAATCCGGGCAAGACCAGACTGAAGAAAGGCATCCTACTCTATGCTCTAGACAAGGACCCTCGTTCCGAAACCGTCCAAGGAAGAAAAGGAAATTGGATCCAAGTTTATATTCCGGAACTGCAAATCTCCGGCTGGATCTTCTCTCATTTCTTAGAAGAAGATCCGTTCGCTACAACGAAAGCGGAACAGATGCTTGCGGAATTCTCTCAATCCGAAAGAAGCCAGGCCTGGGACTTTGCATTTTGGACGGAGGACAAGATCCCTCCCGGCTTTCATGGGGAATATATTCCTACTGAAAAGTTAGCCTTGGATGGGGATTACGGAATCGTTTTATATCGTTCTCAAAATGGAAAATACAAAGAGCTTTGCAGGATTGTAGAAGAACCTTTTCGCTCTCTCGAGTTCCTCGCAGCCAGTCTAAGTGGTGAGGAGACAGTACCTATCTTTCGGCTTTATTCGGGCCGTCCTGGCGACTGGAAGCCCGCCTACCAAATCGACCTTGACAGGGAAAGCGTCTCCATCAATAGGAACAAGTATATCACTGGTATCTCTTCCGGTAAGGGAAGATACCTGCTGGGAATCTCCTCCGTAGGAGCTCCTACAGCCTCCCTCATGGTGGGAGAAAAAACCGTATTACAAGGGATCCAACCCGAAGTGGAATTCACTCCGGAAGAAGGGAATCTCTTTAAACTCTGCCTCTTGCAGCCGGATAAAAAGTCCGGCTCTAACGCGGCGGCGTTTCGATTTAAGTTTTTATTTTGA